The Vidua chalybeata isolate OUT-0048 chromosome 6, bVidCha1 merged haplotype, whole genome shotgun sequence genome has a segment encoding these proteins:
- the SIGIRR gene encoding single Ig IL-1-related receptor: MADLCSVPPEILVPAANETLDLLLGSRVELNCTVRWAGTEHCQPIPTWSKDGQWLSSGSSQDTVWSGQNSSEQLLASVLQLNLTHDADFGVFACWISNATATFTLRQAEAVGHMPAVLAALLVLVLLVLLAVLYVQCRLNVLLWYRDRYGELEINDGKLYDAYVSHATAPDDRKFIHFIVKPQLENRHGYKLFLDEQNILPNSEPSADLIMNVSRCRRLIVVLSVAYLEQEWCNSSFREGLWRLLELSRKPIFIVFESQYREITHPAITLLKQHRSAVTLLVWRASSMTPSSDFWKELCLALPRKVSFPGSVGDPQTQLQEDKDPMLILHSSYLDNAGDLDPDGDLGTGLRGRVFGSPPPPRLGGRGTPGDPASSGMEDAQLRDGQCSELDVSDLGSRNYGARTDFYCLVTEDDI; this comes from the exons ATGGCAG aCCTTTGCAGCGTGCCCCCCGAAATCCTGGTGCCAGCTGCCAACGAGACGCTggacctgctgctggggagccGGGTTGAGCTGAACTGCACCGTGCGCTGGGCAGGCACCGAGCACTGCCAGCCCATTCCCACCTGGAGCAAGGATGGGCAGTGGCTGAGCAGCGGGAGCAGCCAGGACACTGTCTG GTCTGGCCAAAactcctcagagcagctcctggccagcgtcctgcagctcAACCTCACCCACGATGCCGATTTCGGTGTGTTTGCCTGCTGGATCAGCAACGCCACGGCCACCTTCACCCTGCGGCAAGCAG AGGCGGTGGGGCACATGCCAGCGGTGCTGGCAGCCCTCCTGGTCCtggtgctcctggtgctcctggcCGTGCTCTATGTCCAGTGCCGCCTGAATGTGCTCCTCTGGTACCGGGACCGCTACGGAGAGCTGGAGATCAACG ATGGGAAGCTCTACGATGCCTACGTCTCCCACGCCACCGCCCCCGATGACCGAAAGTTCATCCACTTCATCGTGAAGCCGCAGCTGGAAAACCGCCACGGCTACAAGCTCTTCCTGGACGAGCAGAACATCTTGCCCAACTCAG AGCCATCAGCTGACCTCATCATGAATGTCAGCCGGTGCCGGCGCCTCATCGTGGTGCTCTCAGTCGCGTACCTGGAGCAGGAGTGGTGCAACAGCAGCTTCAG AGAAGGGctctggaggctgctggagctTTCCAGGAAACCCATCTTCATCGTCTTCGAGAGCCAGTACCGGGAGATCACTCACCCCGCCATCACCCTGCTGAAGCAGCACCGAAGTGCAGTGACCCTGCTGGTGTGGAGAGCCAGCTCCATG ACCCCATCGTCGGATttctggaaggagctgtgccTGGCCCTGCCGCGCAAGGTGTCCTTCCCCGGCAGCGTGGGGGACCCGCAgacccagctgcaggaggacaaGGACCCCATGCTGATCCTGCACAGCAGCTACCTGGACAACGCGGGAGACCTGGACCCGGACGGGGACCTGGGCACAG gcctCCGAGGGCGCGTCTTcgggagccccccgcccccccgccTCGGTGGGCGCGGCACTCCCGGGGATCCGGCATCCAGCGGGATGGAGGACGCGCAGCTGCGGGACGGGCAGTGCTCCGAGCTCGACGTCTCGGATCTGGGATCGCGCAACTACGGTGCCCGCACGGACTTCTACTGCCTGGTGACAGAGGATGACATCTGA
- the B4GALNT4 gene encoding N-acetyl-beta-glucosaminyl-glycoprotein 4-beta-N-acetylgalactosaminyltransferase 1 — MPRLPVKKLRKQLKLLLLLALLTSAAWFTYLHISLVRQGRALRLPFAYGKDGERPGEVTDPGRRPAAARRGKAEDSSESHEEDPMSDGQDVDGWFSRGQRSNRASAHPKLNLTKQALPWHEQYKGKANLHVFEDWCGGAVRHLRKNLHFPLFPHTRTTVKKLAVSPKWKNYGLRIFGYIHPFKDGDFQFSVASDDNSEFWLSSDDSPSNSRLAAFVGKLGTEWTAPGEFTKFSSQVSKPLRLMSSRRYYFELLHKQDDRGSDHVEVGWRVFLPSLKFEVIDSAYISLYTDESSLKMNHVEHIPQTLASHSGSHLWEAQQDEHGADMLKADPRDTFFLTPAIEASRVENVLVPCAYSPTYVVKDFPIARYQGLQFVYLSFVYPNDFTRLTHMETENKCFYRESPLYLEKFGFYKYMKMDEEEEDPRQRAFLFLGPDNFLEDEEEEEEGVNSPEPTDAPPEAKEQSFGPAPRAKGKDPVPLTGDYGDDLDSYSFRRKRGRVQAEVGTPGQLGAWGTSSPPAALQGDPAPEWGPGRALRWLPQDEGEEDELGLPASPKHLGLQPHLSVPIFGGKAKTPGPGRSAAPSEDKKPRKTQEKVYVTRLQPGKRKAPAQEPAFPGIFLYPKPVKRVHLRSRTPQKHPIAPSKLRAVPGRRSPWLLSNISKERDPARRKSGRRWDRPPKQRVLPGLLALGTEGLFSHEDTTPAPGRTAATADYNSSEATRSEGMRVTSFLKVSETTASQQEEGKGQEEEEDEEEEVSDYSYEAGELQQGWLEDSINWQRTFSVSSVDFELLRSDWNDLRCNVSGNLQLGESEVVDVVAQYMERLNEKNGGIYTLLRIINVEKRRDTARGNRYLLELELAERGQRRVRLSEYVYVLLHQGKQDDSAEANPDGLALGATEPHPSAWSILYGKSVLCQPLRLSWRQDVMVHFVVPVKNQARWVQQFISDMAGLYGATGDANFNVILVDFDSEDMDVEKALRDAWLPRFQYLRRTGNFERSAGLQAGVDMVEDEHSIVFLCDLHIHFPDNILDSIRKHCVEGKLAYAPIVMRLSCGSSPQEPNGYWEVNGFGLFGIYKSDFDRVGGMNTEEFRDRWGGEDWELLDRVLQSGLEVERLRLRNFYHYYHSKRGMWNTHSKKPSKD; from the exons ATGGAGAGAGGCCGGGGGAGGTGACAGATCCTGGGaggcggccggcggcggcgcggcgcgggaAAGCCGAGGATTCCAGCGAGAGCCACGAGGAAGATCCGATG AGCGACGGGCAGGACGTGGATGGCTGGTTTTCCAGAGGCCAGCGTTCCAACCGAGCCAGCGCCCACCCCAAACTCAACCTGACCAAGCAGGCCTTGCCCTGGCACGAGCAG TACAAAGGGAAGGCAAACCTGCACGTCTTCGAGGACTGGTGTGGCGGGGCCGTGAGGCACCTGAGGAAGAACCTCCACTTCCCGCTCTTCCCCCAC ACCCGCACCACGGTGAAGAAGCTGGCTGTGTCTCCCAAGTGGAAGAACTACGGGCTGAGGATTTTTGGCTACATCCATCCCTTCAAGGATG GGGATTTCCAGTTTTCTGTGGCATCAGATGACAACTCAGAGTTCTGGCTCAGCTCCGATGACAGTCCCTCCAATTCCCGACTGGCCGCATTTGTGGGCAAG tTGGGCACCGAGTGGACGGCGCCGGGAGAGTTCACCAAGTTCAGCTCCCAGGTCTCCAAGCCCCTGCG CCTCATGTCCTCCCGACGTTACTACTTTGAGCTGCTCCACAAGCAGGACGACCGAGGCTCAGACCACGTGGAAGTTGGG tggcGAGTTTTCCTCCCTAGCCTGAAGTTTGAGGTGATTGACTCCGCCTACATCTCCCTGTACACAG ATGAGTCATCCCTGAAGATGAACCACGTGGAGCACATCCCACAGACCTTGGCCAGCCACAGCGGGAGCCACCTCTGGGAGGCCCAGCAGGACGAGCACGGGGCCGACATGCTCAAGGCCGACCCCAGGGACACGTTCTTCCTCA CCCCTGCCATCGAGGCGTCCCGCGTGGAGAACGTGCTGGTGCCCTGTGCCTACAGCCCCACCTACGTGGTGAAGGATTTCCCCATCGCCCGCTACCAGGGCCTGCAGTTT GTCTACCTCTCGTTCGTGTATCCCAATGATTTCACACGCCTCACTCACATGGAGACAGAGAACAAGTGCTTCTACAGGGAGTCCCCCCTCTACCTGGAAAA gTTTGGGTTCTACAAGTACATGAAgatggatgaggaggaggaggatccGCGGCAGCGAGCGTTTCTCTTCCTTGGCCCTGACA ATTTcctggaggatgaggaggaggaagaggaaggagtgaACAGCCCTGAGCCCACAGATGCCCCTCCTGAGGCCAAGGAGCAGAGCTTTGGGCCGGCACCCAGAGCCAAAGGGAAGGATCCTGTGCCTCTCACCGGGGATTACGGAGATGACCTGGACTCTTACAGCTTCCGCCGGAAGCGGGGCCGGGTGCAGGCCGAGGTGGGCACCCCCGGGCAGCTGGGGGCATGGGGCACATCCAGCCCACCGGCCGCTCTCCAGGGGGATCCCGCGCCGGAGTGGGGCCCGGGCCGGGCGCTCCGTTGGCTGCCCCAGGACGAGGGCGAGGAGGATGAGCTGGGGCTGCCGGCATCTCCAAAGCACCTGGGCCTCCAGCCCCACCTCTCCGTGCCCATCTTTGGTGGCAAAGCCAAAACGCCGGGTCCCGGCAGGTCAGCAGCTCCCAGCGAGGACAAGAAGCCCCGGAAAACCCAGGAGAAGGTCTACGTGACCCGGCTGCAGCCCGGGAAGCGCAAAGCCCCGGCCCAGGAGCCGGCCTTCCCCGGCATTTTCCTGTATCCAAAGCCTGTGAAGAGAGTCCATCTCCGCTCCAGGACCCCGCAGAAGCATCCCATCGCCCCCAGCAAGCTCCGGGCCGTCCCCGGCCGCCGCAGCCCCTGGCTCCTGAGCAACATCTCCAAGGAGAGGGACCCTGCCAGGCGGAAGAGTGGCAGGAGGTGGGACCGGCCGCCCAAGCAGCGGGTGCTGCCCGGCCTCCTCGCCCTGGGCACTGAGGGACTCTTCAGCCATGAGGACACGACCCCTGCTCCGGGCAggacagcagccactgctgacTACAACTCATCCGAGGCCACCCGCTCCGAGGGAATGAGGGTGACATCCTTTCTGAAGGTGTCGGAAACGACGGCGtcacagcaggaggagggaaagggccaggaggaggaggaggatgaggaggaagaggtgtCGGACTATTCCTACGAGGcgggggagctgcagcagggctggctggaggACTCCATCAACTGGCAGCGGACATTCAGTGTCAGCTCCGTGGACTTCGAGCTGCTGCGCTCCGACTGGAACGACCTGCGCTGCAACGTGTCGGGAAACCTGCAGCTGGGCGAGAGCGAGGTGGTGGACGTGGTGGCCCAGTACATGGAGAGGCTCAACGAGAAGAACGGGGG GATCTACACCCTCCTGAGGATCATCAACGTGGAGAAGCGGCGGGATACGGCACGGGGGAACCGGtacctgctggagctggagctggcgGAGCGGGGCCAGCGCAGGGTGCGGCTCTCCGAGTACGTCTACGTCCTCCTGCACCAGGGCAAGCAGGACGACAGCGCTGAGGCCAACCCCGACGGGCTGGCCCTGGGGGCCACCGAGCCCCACCCCAGTGCCTGGAGCATCCTCTATGGAAAATCTGTCCTATGCCAGCCGCTGCGGCTCAGCTGGAGGCAGGACGTCATGGTGCACTTCGTGGTGCCGG TGAAGAACCAGGCCCGCTGGGTGCAGCAGTTCATCTCGGACATGGCCGGCCTCTACGGGGCCACGGGGGACGCCAACTTCAACGTCATCCTGGTGGACTTTGACAGCGAGGACATGGATGTGGAGAAGGCCCTGCGGGACGCCTGGCTGCCCCG GTTCCAATACCTGCGGCGCACGGGGAATTTTGAGCgctctgctgggctccaggcCGGTGTGGACATGGTGGAG gacGAGCACAGCATCGTGTTCCTGTGCGACCTGCACATCCATTTCCCTGACAACATCCTGGACAGCATCCGGAAGCACTGCGTGGAGGGGAAGCTGGCCTACGCTCCCATCGTCATgaggctgagctgtggcagctccCCCCAGGAGCCCAACG gctACTGGGAAGTCAATGGCTTCGGCCTCTTTGGCATCTACAAGTCGGACTTTGACCGCGTGGGAGGGATGAACACGGAGGAATTCCGGGACCGCTGGGGCGGGGAGGATTGGGAGCTCCTGGACAG GGTGCTCCAGAGCGGGCTGGAGGTGGAGCGCTTGCGCCTCAGGAACTTTTACCACTACTACCACTCCAAGCGCGGCATGTGGAACACCCACAGCAAGAAGCCCTCCAAGGACTAG
- the PKP3 gene encoding plakophilin-3 produces MAMVAVGIPGDSLQHHEGGRDSGSAVGPGPPPGPLAVLKILRSPGEPRDPSLGGEVSVFHAKPRRGDWLGEVRGGPARPTPAADAGAHPHPAAPRGAPARPRMLQDNGPPGPPSQPEAGVCSLALPSDRQLDERGREAAEAQRLRSARVQEQVRIRMMLRGQAPARPEELADGTRGGQYSSTLRSSFSSRSQSNGVDPKASLYQPLAKKDFGTLRGSGWSSRSAVDLTPHKRMATISNGGLAKGRAYVAGYAASQAATASPRPSSFHERNFRCRQNLDTLSLRSLRLADGPLPLADDRYSVLSEQLDTPGQRQLYKSQAGGGFGRSFTFERQLSAGTAAKAACDWLDGAEGPPSRTIRAPAMRTLQRFQSNNRSRLSAGSFGTVPAGGGGAFLGLGEHSSRAPSVRSLAESGHHLAEPRAMEMYNGHSTLLGHHAGGFDDIDLPSAVKYLIASDPNLQVLGAAYLQHKCYSDSSAKKQARSLQAMPKLVKLFNSPNQEVQRHATGAMRNLIYDNAENKLALVEENGIYELMRTLREPDDELRKNVTGILWNLSSSDNLKDRLARDTLEQLTDLVLVPLSGLGASGVIQQNPSEAEIFYNSTGFLRNLSSASQQTRQKMRECHGLVDSMIHYVNSSLEVGKSEDKSVENAVCVLRNLSYRLYDEMPPSSLQRLEGHRRNTGGTVTGELVGCFSPQSKKAREHYMNADIVTFTEVSKDPKGMEWLWNPQIVGIYNRLLQRCELNKHTTEAASGALQNITAGDRRWAGVLSRLALEQERILNPVLDRVRTADHHQLRSLTGLIRNLSRHARNKDEMSTKVVSHLIEKLPGSVGDKAPPADVIVNIIAVLNNLVVESPMAARDIVYFDGLRKLFFIKKRRDSSDNEKSSRAAASLLGNMWQYTKLHRDFKMKGYRKEDFLSL; encoded by the exons ATGGCCATGGTGGCGGTGGGGATCCCTGGGGACTCTTTGCAGCATCATGAAGGCGGCCGAGACAGTGGCTCCGCTGTGGGGCCTGGCCCCCCCCCCGGACCCCTGGCCGTGCTGAAGATTTTGAGGAGCCCTGGTGAGCCCCGAGATCCCAGCCTCGGCGGGGAGGTGAGCGTGTTCCATGCAAAACCCCGGCGAGGAGACTGGTTGGGCGAGGTGCGGGGCGGGCCCGCGCGCCCCACGCCCGCCGCAGACGCCGGCGCCCACCCGCACCCCGCAGCACCCAGGGGTGCACCTGCCCGCCCGAGGATGCTGCAGGACAACGGCCCTCCGGGGCCACCCAGCCAG CCCGAGGCCGGCGTCTGCTCCCTGGCCTTGCCCTCGGACCGGCAGCTGGAcgagcggggccgggaggcGGCCGAGGCCCAGCGGCTGCGCAGCGCCCGTGTCCAGGAGCAGGTCCGCATCCGCATGATGCTGCGGGGGCaagcgcccgcccgccccgagGAGCTCGCCGACGGCACCAGAG GCGGTCAGTACAGCTCGACCCTGCGCTCCTCCTTCAGCTCCCGCTCCCAGAGCAATGGGGTGGACCCCAAGGCCTCG ctgtaCCAGCCGCTGGCCAAGAAGGATTTCGGCACGCTGCGGGGCAGCGGCTGGTCCTCGCGCTCGGCCGTGGACCTCACCCCGCACAAGCGCATGGCCACCATCAGCAACGGGGGCCTGGCCAAGGGCCGCGCCTACGTCGCCGGCTACGCGGCCTCGCAGGCGGCCACCGCCTCGCCGCGGCCCAGCTCCTTCCACGAGCGCAACTTCCGCTGCCGGCAGAACCTGGACACGCTGTCGCTGCGCTCCCTGCGCCTGGCCGACGGGCCCCTCCCGCTCGCCGACGACCGCTACAGCGTCCTGTCGGAGCAGCTGGACACGCCGGGGCAGCGGCAGCTCTACAAGAGCCAGGCTGGCGGCGGCTTCGGCCGCTCCTTCACCTTCGAGCGGCAGCTGAGCGCCGGCACGGCCGCCAAGGCCGCCTGCGACTGGCTGGACGGCGCCGAGGGGCCGCCGAGCCGCACCATCCGTGCGCCCGCCATGCGCACGCTCCAGCGCTTCCAGAGCAACAACCGCTCGCGGCTGAGCGCCGGCTCCTTCGGCACCGTgccggcgggaggcggcggcgccttcctggggctgggggagcacagcTCCCGCGCCCCATCCGTGCGCAGCTTGGCCGAGTCCGGCCACCACCTCGCGGAGCCGCGCGCCATGGAGATGTACAACGGGCACAGCACGCTGCTCGGACACCACGCCGGCGG GTTTGACGACATTGACCTGCCCTCGGCAGTGAAGTACCTGATCGCCAGTGACCCCAACCTGCAGGTGCTGGGCGCTGCATACCTGCAGCACAAGTGCTACAGCGACAGCAGCGCCAAGAAGCAG GCCCGCAGCCTGCAGGCCATGCCCAAGCTGGTGAAGCTGTTCAACAGCCCGAACCAGGAGGTGCAGCGCCACGCCACCGGCGCCATGCGCAACCTCATCTACGACAACGCCGAGAACAAGCTGGCGCTGGTGGAGGAGAACGGCATCTACGAGCTCATGCGCACCCTGCGGGAGCCCGACGATGAGCTCCGCAAGAACGTCACAG GGATCCTGTGGAATCTGTCCTCCAGTGACAACCTGAAGGATCGCCTGGCCCGGGACACACTGGAGCAGCTCACAGACCTGGTCCTGGTCCCTCTctctgggctgggggcctcGGGTGTCATCCAGCAGAACCCCTCAGAGGCAGAAATCTTTTATAACTCCACGGGCTTCCTCAG GAacctgagctctgccagccagCAGACCCGGCAGAAGATGCGTGAGTGCCATGGGCTGGTGGACTCCATGATCCATTATGTGAACAGCTCCCTGGAGGTGGGGAAGTCGGAGGATAAG AGCGTGGAGAACGCTGTCTGTGTCCTGCGCAACCTCTCCTACCGCTTGTACGACGAGATGCCCCCGTCCTCGCTCCAGCGCCTCGAGGGCCACCGGAGGAACACCGGTGGCACGGTGACAGGGGAGCTGGTGGGCTGCTTCAGCCCCCAGAGCAAGAAAGCCCGGGAG CACTACATGAACGCGGACATCGTCACCTTCACGGAGGTCTCCAAGGATCCCAAGGGCATGGAGTGGCTCTGGAACCCTCAGATCGTGGGCATCTACAACCGGCTGCTGCAGCGCTGCGAGCTCAACAAGCACACGACGGAGGCGGCCTCGGGTGCCCTGCAGAACATCACGGCCGGGGACCGCAGG TGGGCGGGTGTGCTGAGCCGGCTGGCGCTGGAGCAGGAGCGCATCCTGAATCCCGTGCTGGACCGTGTCCGCACTGCCGACCACCACCAGCTGCGCTCCCTCACCGGCCTCATCCGCAACCTGTCCCGCCACGCCCGCAACAAGGACGAGATGT CCACCAAGGTGGTCAGCCACCTGATCGAGAAGCTGCCAGGGAGCGTCGGGGACAAGGCCCCGCCTGCCGACGTCATCGTGAACATCATCGCGGTGCTCAACAACCTGGTGGTGGAGAGCCCCATGGCCGCCCGCGACATCGTCTACTTCGACGGCCTCAGGAAGCTCTTCTTCATCAAGAAGCGACGGGACAG ctcgGACAACGAGAAGTCCTCCCGAGCCGCTGCCAGCCTCCTGGGAAACATGTGGCAGTACACCAAGCTCCACCGGGACTTCAAGATG AAGGGGTACCGGAAGGAGGACTTCCTCAGCCTGTGA